GAACACGACGTAAAAGCATTTATTAATAATTATAACATAATTAATTAATTACAGGGACAGAATTCAATTCTGCCCCTGTAATTAATTGGAAAGGATAAAGGATAAAATGGATATGGACAAAGAAATAAAAGGGCTATCGTCTTCCGAAGCCGAAGAGTTAACTAAAAGGTACGGCTTAAACGAAATAAAAGAGAAAAAAAAGCATCCGGTTGAAATTTTTCTATTAAAATTTTGGAATCCTGTAGCATGGATGCTGGAGTTTACTTTTATAATCGAATTAATATTAGGAAAAAACATAGAAGCATATATTATTATCGGTTTAATCTTATTTAACGCTATTATATCGTTTCAACAGGAGAACAAGGCGGAAAAAGCTCTGGAGCTTTTAAAAAAACAGTTAAAAATTATATCAAAGGTTTTAAGGGATGGAAAGTGGATCAAATTAAGCGCCGAACAATTAGTTCCAGGCGATATAATTCATGTAAGAATGGGTGATTTGGTTCCGGCGGATACCGAAATTATTTCCGGAAACGTATTGGTCGACCAGTCGGCATTAACCGGAGAATCACAGCCGGTGGACAGAAACGAAGGCGGACTTATATATTCCGGTTCAGTCATTAAAAGAGGGGAAGCCACCTGCAAGGTTACGGCGACCGGAGAAAAAAGCTATTTCGGGAAAACGGCGGAACTTATAAAATCGGCAAAAACTAAGGGTCACATAGAAGAATTAATTCTAAAAATCGTACGCTATTTTATTATGATTGACGGCATTCTCGTAGTTTTAATACTTGCATACGCCCTTATATACAAATTGAATTTTGCCGAAATGCTGCCTTTTGCTTTAATCCTCTTAGTAGCGTCTATACCGGTCGCCCTGCCGGTTACTTTTACTTTGGCTACGGCGCTTGCTTCTATGGAACTTGCAAGCAGGGGAATATTGGTAACGCATCTTTCTGCAATAGAAGATATTGCCTCTATGGAAGAATTATGTTCCGATAAAACAGGCACATTAACGGCAAATAAACTTTCTCTTACAGCTTTTAAACCGCTTGAACCTTTCGGCGAAAATGAACTTTTTGCATACGCAGCGGCGGCATCGGACGAGTCTACGCAGGACCCGATAGATTTATCCATACTGTCTTATATAAAAAACAATAAATTAAATCTGCCTGAAATAGGAAAAACAGTTAAATTTATACCTTTTGACCCGCAGACTAAAAGAGCCGAAGCAGTAATGGAAACATACAAAAACGGAGAAAAAAATTTAATAACGTCCATAAAAGGTTCTCCTATAATAGTCGCAAAAAATTTGGATGAAACCGGAGCTAAAATATTGTCGGAAGAATCGGAAAAATTAGAGGCTATGGGGTATCGGGTAATAGCTGTAACGATAAAAAACGAAGAAAATAAATATTTTCCGGTGGGAATCCTTGGACTGTCCGACCCTCCAAGGGACGACTCTAAAGAACTGCTAAAAGAACTTAAAGATTTAGGAATAAGGGTTAGAATGGTAACCGGCGATACGGAGCTTACGGCTAAAACGACTGCCCGCTTAATAGGACTTGGAGACGGCGTATGCACGAAGGAAAAATTTAAAAATCCATCCGGTTGCGATGTGTTTGCGGGAGTTTTCCCTGAAGACAAGTTTCATCTCGTACAGGGTTTGCAGAAACTAAAAAAGATTACAGGAATGACCGGCGACGGAGTAAACGATGCGCCTGCGCTTAAACAGGCGGAGGTCGGCATTGCCGTAGCTAATGCTACGGACGTTGCAAAGGCATCGGCTAGCCTGATATTGACGGAACCGGGTCTTGCAAATATCGTGGATGCCGTAAAATACGGCAGAATGGTATACAGGAGAATGCTTACTTATACTTTAAATAAAATATCAAAAACCTTTCAGGTTGCTCTTTTTTTGAGTTTAGGTCTTATATTTTTCGGGAAGTTCGTTACTACCCCGAAACTTATTCTTATACTGATTTTTGCTAACGATTTTGTAACTATGTCCATAGCTAAAGACAATGCCGTATATTCCAATAAACCTGATAAATGGAAAATAAAACTTATAGTATCGGCATCTCTTATAATAGCAGGGGCATGGCTGATTTATTCTTTTATTTCATATTATATAGGATATTACGTTATAGGAATGAATATGCCGGAGGTTCAAACGTTTGCATTTTTATCGCTTGTATTCAGCGCACAGGCGACGGTATATTTAGTAAGGGAAGAACGTCATTTCTGGAGTTCTAAACCGGGAAACTATTTAATGCTGGCAAGCGCTTTAGATTTAATAATTATAACTTTAATGGCCGGTTTCGGCATACTTATGGCTAAAGTTCCTTTCACATATATATTTATACTGCTTGTTGCAACTTTTATTTATATGGTTGCATTAGACTACGTCAAGAAACCCCTGATGGAAAAACTCAGATAAACACAGGGTCAGAATTCAATTCTGGCCCTGTCACAAATCGGAAAGTAAGGGGCAGAATTCAATTCTGACCCTGTCGCAAACTGGAAAATTGGAAAACAGGGACAGAATTTAATGCCCGATGCTTAATGCGTAGTTGACGTATTTTATGAATTCTTCTTTCGTGGGGTAATTTTTAACGCCGATGTTAAAAACCTTCCTTTTCTTTTCATACCACTTATCGAAATTTTCGGAAGATACGGAGCGCACTTCTATTAATAATTCTTCCAGTAAAACGGTAAGAGGTTTTTCGTTTTCGCTATTCATAATTTATCACCGCTTTGTATGCATAGTATATCTAAATTATATATTGTTAAATTAAATCTTCGACGTTAATAACATATTTTTTAACATATTAAGTATTTTAATATGTTAATTACCGGTTACCGCCAGTTAGTCCTTGAAAATTCTGGAAGGTCTTCGAAATCTCCCCTTATGGCATAGCCTTCATTTATATTGTATATTTCAAATTCGTTATCTATTACGAATGAATATATGTTGCCGTTTAAAAATTCGTCTTTATATTTTAGGCATTTTAATCCCTGTCTTATAATTGCCGATAATATTCCGCTGCCGGAAATATCGCCTAGTAGTATAGCTCCTACGAGTACTTCTCCATCATATACTAATTTTCTGTAAATCTTATCGTCTTGAAATACGTAAACATTCTGCGTTTCGTTAGAAGGATTGGTTAAACCTATAGTTACTATAGGAAGTCCATAAATTTCGACGGAATTTAAACCCATACCGCCAGGATATTCTCTGTAAACGCCCGCCATATTCGTGCCTGCAACCCTTCCTTCTTCACAGGCAAGCGGAACTATGGCTATTATATTTGGACGCTTGTTTATAACGTCATATATTACGGCGGCGTCCCCTCCGGCATATACGTCCTTAACGCTCGTCATCATAGTTTTATCTACTATTATGCCTCTGTCTATTTTTATTCCGCTGCCTTCAAGAAATGCAACGTTAGGCCTGACGCCTACACCGACTACTACGATATCCGCAGGCAATTCTTTCCCGCTTTTCAATAATACGCTGACGGGATTACCGGACTCGTCTAAATTAATTTTTGTGACAGTTTCGCCCGTAGCAGTATCTATGCCGTTTTCGTTCAGTTTTTTTGAAGTAATATTTCCTGATACTTCGTCGAGGGCAAGTCCTAGAACTCTCGGCAACAATTCTACTATCGTCGTATGAAGGCCTAATGCCCTTAGACCTTCGGATGCTTTAAGCCCTATAAGCCCGCCGCCTACGACTATCGCTTCTTTTCTTTTAGACATTTTTGCGGCTTTTTCCATTTTTTTTGCGTCGTCGAATCGAGTAAAAGTACCCATCATTGGAGAATCGGGGTTAAATCCTTCCGTCGGCGGTATAAAAGGCGTTCCGCCGGGACCTATAAAAAGTTTGTCGTAATTCACGGCCGCTCCGTCATCCAAAACTAACCTTTTAGCCGAAGTATCTACTGAAACTACTTTTTTCCCGAGCATTAAATCGAAATTATTTTTTTCGTAATAATCGTCTTCTTTATACCATATTGTTTCGTCTGTAGTTTTTCCTTCCAAATAATATGAAATCAAAGGCCTTGCATAAGCCCTGTAGTTTTCGTCAGATATTATTACGACTTCTCCGGACTTGTCGAAACGCCTGATTGCATCGGCGCAGGATAAGCCCGCGTATGAATTTCCTATAATAACGTATTTCATAATCTTATCCCCTTTTTAATATTACTTAACTATTGATTTTATATAAGGTCCGTATATTTTTTTTGCGACGGAAAGCCTTCTTTCATATGAATAATTTTTAATTCCTATTCTTTTTAACGCCCCTTTTTTACAGGCTTCTACGCATTTAGGGGTATCCTCGTCCGAACAGCCGTCGCATTTTGAAGCAAAATGGCCTTTTCCTATTCTTTCTATAGCTCCGAACGGACACGACATTACGCACATCCAGCATCCGACGCATTTTTTATAGTTTGTTACCGTCCATCCCGATTCCAAGTCTTTATATCTTGCACCCGGCATACATGCATCGACGCATGGCGCTTCGTCGCAATTGTGGCATATCAGAGGGAAAAATTTGTTTCCTTTCTTTTTTATATTTATTCTGGCTCCAGTATATTTTGAGCCGTATTTTTCAGCCATATGCGATTCGCATGCTTTTACGCATGCCGCAAAACCTTCGCTTTCGCATCCGTCGCATTTTGAAGGATAGAGCATTATTTCTATTTGATTTTTCTTTAAATCTTCCTCTAAATTGGTAAGTTTTTTACTCATAACAGCCTCTTTTTATTTTATTATTTTTGTTTACTTGCATATTTCTTGGCTAAATGCGCCTGCATCTCCTCGAATCGTTTTAATTAATTTTCCGCCCATAAAATCTAATCCGCCTGCGTAATATTTGTCGGCGTCTTTTTTAAAATAGCCGTATGACTTTTTTAAATATATGAAATTTCCCGTTTTTGAATATATCCACCAATAATAAAGCGCGTTTGCAAGTATGCCCGACGGTTTTCCCGACGGATTTTTTACGTTGAAAAATCTGTTTGCCTTTCTTATTTTAACGCTTTTTGCGTATTTTTTTTTAACGGTATTAATTTTCTCCGCCAAGTAATTTTCAATATCTTCCTTAGAATTAATATTCATAAAAAATTCAATTTTTAAATCCGGATTTTTTTTTATAATATCTAATATATTATAGTAATATACGGACGGCAAAAATCTTGAAATATTCACCGAATCCTTAAAAGGAAAATTTTTTTCTAGATTCAACGCATAATCGTTCAGCATTTCTAAAACCGCAGCCGTCTTCTTTATATTATAAATTCCAAGGAGGGGTTCTACGGTGGAATCCGGCCATAAAGGCAGTACCGCACCGACTTTCTCCTTCTCCATTTTTTTTATAAGTTCGTTTGCCGCCGAAAAATTAAATAAAGGCGCGTCGCACTCCATAACAAGGACATATTTGCCTTTAAGATGCTTAATGCAACTGTAAATTCCTCTAAGAGGCCCTATAAAACCGCAGTTTTTATCGTCGGCTATTGCATGCGGATTTATATTCAATTTTTTTTTTAATTCGTTGCTATACCGTTCTGCGCCTTCTTTATCTCTTGCCGAAATTATTATATCGCCGCTTAATTTTAATGCGGTTTCCGCCGCTCTTTCTATAAACGATTTTCCATTAAAATTAAAAAAAGCTTTATTTTCTCCGAATCTTTTAGATTCGCCGCCGGCAAGTATTATACAGCTTAATTTTTGCATTTAATTAAATAGCACGGCCGCAAAATTATAATTCTATCTTTATTCTGCCTCTTTGGCCGTGGCCTTCGCTTAACGTAACTTCAAAATAATTTATTGGGTTAAACATTTCCCTGTTTTTTAAATCTGAGGCGAGTTCGCCTGCGAAATAAACCGTTAAATCTTCGATATTTAACGACGGACACTTTATTTTAAAAATATCGGCTTTCGGTATAAGATACATTTTGCCGTTAATTTCTATCCTGTAATGCTGTTCTTCCACTGCAATGCGCTGAACGCTTTCAGGGTAATCGGCTATTAATATTTTATCCTCGAACGTGGAACATATTCTTTTTATAACGGCTTTTAAGTTATAAAGATGGACTATCCTTCTTTTATCGTCGAATTCTCCGTCGATTAAAACGTCCACGTAATGAAAATGAGGATGTATTCTCGAACAATCTCCTCTTCCAGGCACTATATGCATGCATTCAAACGTTAATCCGGCTTCTTTTCCGTTAAGTTCGACTATCATTTAATTTTATTTACCTCTAATATTTAATAATAAAAATTTTTTAGAACGCCGTTGGGCAGAAGCCTCATGCCGCTGCATCTGTCTCCGGTAGATTTACAGACGTCGTTTACCTTTCTGCATAGCGTTATTTTAGAATTTTTAATTTTAAAAAACTGTCTGTCATTAGTATCGTCGTTTAAAAAATCTAATCCCGCTTTCTTTAACGTTAAGTATGGGTCGGCATAAAACTTAGAATATGAAGTTTCGTCGGTTTCGTTAGATAATTCTATAAACTGCAAATCGAAATCGTTATTTATGCAATAATCTATTAATTTGTTTAAAGACGATTTTGCGGAATTTATTTTTTTTAGCAAAACTGCATCTATTTCTACATTGTATCCATAATCTTTCAAAATTTTTAAACCTGAAAGAACTTCATATAGATAATCTTTTCCGGTAATATATTTATAAAACCTTGGATCTAACGTATCTAAGCTTACCGATATTTTATCTATAATATTGGGGCTAAGATCTTTTATTCTTTTTCTTATAAGAGTGCCGTTCGTAGTAATATATAGCTTTAAGTCATTGATATGTTTGACTTTATATAAAAGATTTTTTAAATCTTTATAGAGCAGAGGTTCGCCGCCGGTAAATTTAATTTTTTTAAGTCCGAAATTTTTAAGCGAATATACGACGTTTATTATATCTCCGGTCTGAATAGTCGAAGAAATTTTTTTGGGAACTCCTTCGTTATGGCAGTAAAAACAATTTTCGTTGCATTTGCCTGAAAGAGAAACTCTTAAGGACGGGATTTTAAATTTAAATCTTTCGAAATTTGAATCGTATTCTTTATTTTCAAATAATTCAAATAAATACTGTTTCATAATTATTTTGTATTAATATTCTATTTCGTAATCGTTTAACGTAACGTCTATAAAAGTTCCGGCCTTTAAATTCGTAATATGCTCTTCCATAACAAAACTGCCGTCGGCTTTTATCATTGGACTTAATGACCTTGCGGCGGACGGAGGTTTAGGAGCGGATATTACTTCTGCATATAAAGAATCGCCGCTCTTAGTTAACTTAACCTGAAAATATTTTCTTATGCCTTCTTCTTTTATTATATCATTTTTTAAAGCGGCTTTAACGGAAGGGTATCTTTTATATAGGTCTTTATAGTTAGACATTCTTTGAATAACAGGCCTTACAAATAGGTCGAACGTAATAAGAACGGAATAAGGCCAGCCCGCAAGCGCAAAAATAGGCGTGCCGTTATTAAGCATGCCGAACGACGTCGGCTTGCCCGGAACTAATTTTACTCCGTGGAATAATAATTTTCCGGTCTTTTCTATAGCGGAAGGAACTAGGTCGTAAAAGTTTTTTATCTCTTTATTTTCCAAAACCAAAAAACTGGCGCCCGTTCCACCGGTAGAAACAATAAGGTCGTATTTTGAAGAC
Above is a window of Candidatus Acidulodesulfobacterium acidiphilum DNA encoding:
- a CDS encoding radical SAM protein: MKQYLFELFENKEYDSNFERFKFKIPSLRVSLSGKCNENCFYCHNEGVPKKISSTIQTGDIINVVYSLKNFGLKKIKFTGGEPLLYKDLKNLLYKVKHINDLKLYITTNGTLIRKRIKDLSPNIIDKISVSLDTLDPRFYKYITGKDYLYEVLSGLKILKDYGYNVEIDAVLLKKINSAKSSLNKLIDYCINNDFDLQFIELSNETDETSYSKFYADPYLTLKKAGLDFLNDDTNDRQFFKIKNSKITLCRKVNDVCKSTGDRCSGMRLLPNGVLKNFYY
- a CDS encoding 4Fe-4S dicluster domain-containing protein, which gives rise to MSKKLTNLEEDLKKNQIEIMLYPSKCDGCESEGFAACVKACESHMAEKYGSKYTGARINIKKKGNKFFPLICHNCDEAPCVDACMPGARYKDLESGWTVTNYKKCVGCWMCVMSCPFGAIERIGKGHFASKCDGCSDEDTPKCVEACKKGALKRIGIKNYSYERRLSVAKKIYGPYIKSIVK
- a CDS encoding molybdenum cofactor guanylyltransferase; the encoded protein is MQKLSCIILAGGESKRFGENKAFFNFNGKSFIERAAETALKLSGDIIISARDKEGAERYSNELKKKLNINPHAIADDKNCGFIGPLRGIYSCIKHLKGKYVLVMECDAPLFNFSAANELIKKMEKEKVGAVLPLWPDSTVEPLLGIYNIKKTAAVLEMLNDYALNLEKNFPFKDSVNISRFLPSVYYYNILDIIKKNPDLKIEFFMNINSKEDIENYLAEKINTVKKKYAKSVKIRKANRFFNVKNPSGKPSGILANALYYWWIYSKTGNFIYLKKSYGYFKKDADKYYAGGLDFMGGKLIKTIRGDAGAFSQEICK
- a CDS encoding plasma-membrane proton-efflux P-type ATPase, producing MDKEIKGLSSSEAEELTKRYGLNEIKEKKKHPVEIFLLKFWNPVAWMLEFTFIIELILGKNIEAYIIIGLILFNAIISFQQENKAEKALELLKKQLKIISKVLRDGKWIKLSAEQLVPGDIIHVRMGDLVPADTEIISGNVLVDQSALTGESQPVDRNEGGLIYSGSVIKRGEATCKVTATGEKSYFGKTAELIKSAKTKGHIEELILKIVRYFIMIDGILVVLILAYALIYKLNFAEMLPFALILLVASIPVALPVTFTLATALASMELASRGILVTHLSAIEDIASMEELCSDKTGTLTANKLSLTAFKPLEPFGENELFAYAAAASDESTQDPIDLSILSYIKNNKLNLPEIGKTVKFIPFDPQTKRAEAVMETYKNGEKNLITSIKGSPIIVAKNLDETGAKILSEESEKLEAMGYRVIAVTIKNEENKYFPVGILGLSDPPRDDSKELLKELKDLGIRVRMVTGDTELTAKTTARLIGLGDGVCTKEKFKNPSGCDVFAGVFPEDKFHLVQGLQKLKKITGMTGDGVNDAPALKQAEVGIAVANATDVAKASASLILTEPGLANIVDAVKYGRMVYRRMLTYTLNKISKTFQVALFLSLGLIFFGKFVTTPKLILILIFANDFVTMSIAKDNAVYSNKPDKWKIKLIVSASLIIAGAWLIYSFISYYIGYYVIGMNMPEVQTFAFLSLVFSAQATVYLVREERHFWSSKPGNYLMLASALDLIIITLMAGFGILMAKVPFTYIFILLVATFIYMVALDYVKKPLMEKLR
- a CDS encoding NAD(P)/FAD-dependent oxidoreductase translates to MKYVIIGNSYAGLSCADAIRRFDKSGEVVIISDENYRAYARPLISYYLEGKTTDETIWYKEDDYYEKNNFDLMLGKKVVSVDTSAKRLVLDDGAAVNYDKLFIGPGGTPFIPPTEGFNPDSPMMGTFTRFDDAKKMEKAAKMSKRKEAIVVGGGLIGLKASEGLRALGLHTTIVELLPRVLGLALDEVSGNITSKKLNENGIDTATGETVTKINLDESGNPVSVLLKSGKELPADIVVVGVGVRPNVAFLEGSGIKIDRGIIVDKTMMTSVKDVYAGGDAAVIYDVINKRPNIIAIVPLACEEGRVAGTNMAGVYREYPGGMGLNSVEIYGLPIVTIGLTNPSNETQNVYVFQDDKIYRKLVYDGEVLVGAILLGDISGSGILSAIIRQGLKCLKYKDEFLNGNIYSFVIDNEFEIYNINEGYAIRGDFEDLPEFSRTNWR